The Candidatus Atribacteria bacterium nucleotide sequence CACATATCCTCTATCTAAATGATATATTCTACTTAATTCGGTAGTACCTTCCGCTACTAAACCAGCCAATACCAAAGCGGCTCCACCTCTTAAATCTGAAGCCATTACCGGAGCAGCACTTAACTTTTTTACTCCTTTAACAATAGCGCTATGCCCTTCCACTTTAATATCTGCTCCCATCCTGATCATATCACCGGTATGAACAAATCTTTTCTCAAATACTGTCTCCGTAATGACACTGGTACCTTTGGCCACACAGGCTAAAGCCATAAATTGGGGTTGCATATCGGTGGGAAATCCAGGAAAAGGTAAGGTCTTAATATCAACTGCTTTAACTCTTTCTGGTCCTATTACTTTAATAAAATCCTTTTCTAACTCTATTTGTACTCCTGCTTCTTCTAATTTTACTATCAATGGTTTTAATAAGATGGGATCAGACTCCTTGATTAAAACATCTCCACAGGTAATAGCAGCTGCTATCATATAAGTACCCGCCTCAATGCGATCAGGAATAATGGCATAATCAATCCCATGTAATTCTTTTACTCCTTTTATTTTAATTAAATCAGTTCCTAATCCTTTAACTTTTGCCCCCATTTTATTCAAAAAATGACCCAATTCCACTACTTCAGGGTCTTTGGCTGCATTTTCAATAGTAGTAGTCCCTTCCGCTAAACAGGCTGCCATCATTATATTTTCAGTCGCTCCCAGACTAGGGAAATCCAGGTATATTTCGTTACCTTTTAAGGCATTAACTTTTGCTTCAATATAACCTTTTTCCACTTCTACTTGAGCACCTAAAGCCTCAAATCCTTTTAAATGGTAATCAACTGGACGAGCACCAATAGCACAACCACCCGGTAAAGATATCTTAGCTCTTTTTAAGCGAGCCAGTAGTGGCCCCATTACCAAAATAGAAGCCCTCATCATTTTTACCAATTCATAAGGTGCCTCATAATTATTAAAATTATCCGAATCAATATAAAGGCTGTTTTCTTCTTTCCATTCTACATTGACCCCTAATTTCCTTATAACCTCAGACATAGTCTCAACATCGGTAAGATGAGGAACATTTCTTAAAATACATACATCTTTTGTCAATAAGGTTGCAGCCATAATAGATAAAGATGAATTTTTCGCCCCATCAATTTTTACTGTACCATGTAATCTATTTCCTCCGGAAATAATTAGCTTTTCTGGATCCAATTTTATCCTCCTTTTTAAAAAAAGTATTTAGTAAAAATAAAAGAGCAAAACCTAAAATGTATCTCATGTTATTTTAAAACGGTGTGCCATGTTATAAAAATAACTGGTAAACTGTTTTTAATTTGATTTTTTATTCTTTCTTCTGTGCAATATACTATATATTAACGACTGTTTTAATATTTTTTTCAAAAGGTTTTCGAATAATCCCCTTTTCAGTAATAATCCCCTCTATATAGTCGTGAGGCGTAAGATCAAAAGCCGGATTAAATGCCCTTACTCCTAAGGGAGTTATCTGTTTACCTAATATTTGCGTTACTTCTTTCGGATCTCTCTCTTCGATGGGAATCTTCTTCCCGGATTTTATCGATAAATCAATAGTAGATATCGGAGCAGCAATGTAAAAAGGAACATTATTTTCTCGGGCTAAAACAGACAAAGAATAAGTTCCGATTTTATTTACCACATCACCGTTTCGAGCAATGCGATCTGCTCCTACAATGATTATATTTACCCTTTTCTGAAACATTAAAAATCCAGCCATATTATCAGTGATAAGGGTAAAGGGAATTTTTTCCTGCATTAATTCCCAGGTGGTAAGCCTTGCTCCCTGTAATACGGGTCTGGTTTCATCAACATATATATGTATCTTCTTTCCTTCTTTGAAGGCAGTACGAATCACTCCCAATGCAGTACCATGACCTACAGTTGCCAGAGCACCGGCGTTACAGTGAGTAAGAATATTGTCGCCATCCTGAATGATTGAAGCTCCGTATTTTCCTATTCTTTTATTTATCTCTATATCTTCTCGGGCAATATTTTGGGCTTCCTGTAAGATTATATCTTTTAATCTTAATAAATCAAGCTCTTTTTTTATATTAATTAAATTCATCATTCTCTCTAAAGCCCAAAATAGATTTACTGCGGTAGGCCGAGTGAGGCTCAGGTAATGTTTTGCTTTTTCCATATCTTGGATAAATTCTACAAAAGTATTAGCTTCGGAAGAATAAGCAGCAAGCGCCATACCAAAGGCAGCAGCTACCCCAATAGCAGGAGCACCTCTTACTTTCATCTTCTTGATAGCATCCGCTACTTCCTGGTAAGTGGAACAATTAATTACTTCGTATTTTAAAGGAAGTTTTCTCTGGTCGATTAAAAATAATTTTCCTTCTTTCCATTCAATGGTTTTCATTTTCCCTCTCTTCTATATGCCAAATACTATTTCAAACAAAACTAATCACTCCCAAGCTGGCTAAGGAAACGATTATCCCGGATATCATAACTCCTCCCACTATGCTAGGAAAGGCATAGAAAAACCTTATGCCAAAGATAAATGCAGCTACTGAGCCTGTCCAGGCACCGGTTACAGGTAGAGGAATAGCTACGAAAAGTAATAGAAATAGTGCTCCGTATTTTTCGAACTTTTCCTGGGTATTTCTACGCGTTCTTTTAAAAAGCCATTTAAAAAAAATATCAAAATAATAAAAGCGACTCAAATACTCTGAAAAAGGTTTTAAAAATAACAATAGGAAAATTGCCGGAAGTATATTCCCTAATACTGCATATATATAAGCCCAAAAAACCGGCATTTTATAAATAGTTAGCGCTATTGGAATAGCTCCTCTCAATTCGGTAAGTGGCAAAGCGGATAGAAGAGCTACTCTTAAACCATCACTAATCAATTTTCTCGATTACCTTCTTTATAAGTTTAGTCATAATCGGTTCAGCATCCGAGGCGGTTTTTAAAATTTCCTCCAGCTTAGTTTTTACGATCACCCCATCTATGGCTAAATCAGTGATACAGGAAATTCCCAATACCTTCATTCCCATATGATTAGCTACTATTACCTCTGGTACTGTAGACATCCCTACTGCATCTGCGCCTATGCTTATCAGAAATCTATATTCAGCTGGTGTCTCTAGGGTAGGGCCGGATAAACCCGCGTATACTCCTTCTTGTAATCTTATTTTTTCTTTTAAGGCTACCTTTTTGGTTAACTCAATAAGTTCTCGGTTATAAGCTTCGGACATGTCGGGAAATCGTGGTCCCAATTCTTCGTCATTCGAGCCAATTAAAGGATTATCTCCAAATAGATTTATATGGTCATTAATCAACATTAAGTCACCTCTCTTGAAGAAACGGTTCATTCCGCCTGCTGCATTGGAAATAATTATGATATTCGCCCCTAATTTTTTCATCACCCTTACCGGAAAGGTGACTTCTTTTAGATTATAACCTTCATAATAATGAAATCTACCCTGCATGGCCACTACTTCATTATTACCCAACTTTCCTAAAACCAGGTTACCGCTATGGCTTTGAACTGTAGCTAGGGGAAAGTTGGGAATCTCACTATAAGCAATAATTTCTTTTTCTTTAATCTCTTCTGCCAGCCTTCCTAATCCCGTGCCTAATATAATGGCAATTTTTGGTTTTATCTTACTCTTTTGATTAATAAACTCTACACTTTCTATGATTTTTCTTTTTAAATCTTTCATCTCTATTATTCCCTTTCCTCGCAATGATGGAAATTATAATTCCCTGTTACTCTTTTATTATATTCTGAATTATGGCTCCTATTTTCTTTCTTCTTTTTCCCTGTTTTTCTTGTCTTCACTATATACTATTTTACGTTCTAGGAAAGGCTCTATAATATTCTTCGCTAACCCATTTTCTACTTACATGAGTATAAATTTGGGTAGTGGAAATATCTGAGTGTCCTAACATCTCTTGCACTGACCGGAGATCTGCTCCATGTTCTAATAAATGGGTAGCCAAAGTATGTCTTAAGGTATGGGGAGTAACTTTCTTTTTTATCTTTGCCTTTTGAGCATATAGTTTTACCAAATAGAATATTCCTTGTCGAGAAAGTCTTCCTCCCCGACTATTTAAAAATAAAGTGTCCTCTTCCGGATTTTTTACTAATTTCGGTCTGACTTGATTCAAATATAAATTTAAAGAGTGATAAGCTTTTTTCCCAAAAGGTATAATTCGCTCTTTAGATCCTTTCCCTATACATTTCAACATATAATTTTCCATATTTAGATCATTAATTTTTAAATATATCAGTTCGGATACCCTAAGACCGGTAGCGTAAAATAATTCCAAAACAGCCTGGTCTCTTAATCCTAATTTATCTTTAAAATTAGCCTCATCTAATAAAAGATCTATCTCTCTCGAACTTAAGACATGAGGAAGTTTTTTACTCACTTTAGGGAATTCGATCAAACTAGTGATGTCTTCCTTGATCATATTTTCCGTTAATAAAAAACGATATAACATCTTCACTGCTACTAAATTTCGGGAAATTGAATTAATCTCTAAATTTTTTCCTCTTAAATGAACAAAATAATTATTGATCAATACTTTGTCAGTCTGATTAAAGGAATTTATTTTTCTCTTTCTTAAAAAACCAATATACTTTAGAAGATCATATCTATAAGAAGTGATAGTATTTTGAGACAAACCTCTTTCCATCGACAGATAATCTAAAAAACATTCTAAAGTTTCCTCTAATTGTTTCACCATACTTCCCACCTGCTTATTACCATGAATAGATAATCTAAGTAAGCTGTTGCTACTCTGCAAAAAACGGTCTTTTAATATTCCAGAATAAGATCCAGTGGTACAATTTGAATCCAAACATTTCCCGGAATCAAAGCTATTCTATTCCCGTCTTTATCTAAAAATATAGTCCTTGCTCTTAGATCAGGCTTTTCCCAAGTAATTTCTGAGGATTGACCTTTAATAAATAATAATCCTTTCCCCTTACCAACGAAATCTACGGCCAGCCTTCCCTCTTCATCAATAATTTTGGTTCCGGCATATTGAACGATAACATTATCTACTGCTATTTGTTCTTTAGTTTTAGCATCTATATGAGGCTCTCCATTCATAAATCTTATATATTTCATTGTCTCAGGTAGATATTGATAACTAACCGTATAATTTCTGTTATAAGGAATAACTATAGAATTATTTTTTCTGCCGCTTAATTTTTCATCCCTACTGATTTCAAATTGGTATTCTTGCTTTTTTATCATCTCAATATAGCCCAATTTATTAGCTTCTTTTCTCAATTTACTGGTAGAGGCATATAAATTATGTGGTGGTTTTCGGTCTGTAGATCTCCAGAAAGGTTGAAAATCTACAAACTCATTGATATCATCTATATTCTCTTCTTTTATAAAATTATAGGCTTCCTCACTCCCGCCTACATGGATATAAATCGCCTGATGCTCTAAGGATTTACTGACAAAATAAGGTCTTGCGCTTCTTATCGGTCCAACTTCTTCTGCTTCCTGATCATAATAAATGGCTAAAAATCTGGTGATTCCCCCTTCTGCTAAAACTTCATAGACAATATTAGCTTTATCCAAACCACTTTGAGGTCTGGCTCCTTCTGAATTTTCTATCATAATCGCAAGAGGCCTACTCCCAAAAGGAGATTCTTTTTCTTTTACTTCCGGCAGGGTAGTAATTTCTCCCGGATTTACCACAGTACCATAAGTAGCTTCGATATTTTCTTCTTCCTTTTCGCCTAAATTCACTTTAAGTTGTGACTCACCCGGTTCAAATATCTCCCCCTTAACTTCTTTCCTACTGGTAATAGTCTGCTTAAAATATTCAGTAGCAACACTTATATCCTCTCCTAAAGTATCTTTAGCTTGAGTTGGAGGAATTATTTCCACTGGTGTAGTTTCAATTTCAGGAGTTTTTACTTCTACTCTTGGTGCTCCTTCTCTTAACTCTTCCTTGCTGACTACTTTTGTTTCGGTTATTTCTTCTTTTAACTTGGGTGGTTCGGGGGAAACCGGTGCAGCTTTTGGTTTAACTTCCAGTTGAGCAACGGGTTTTTTCTCAGTAATCTCCGGTTTTTTTGATTCCGGTTGTTCCGGTGCAGGAATTTCCACCAGACTTACCAGGGTAAGCTCTTTTTCT carries:
- a CDS encoding DUF3048 domain-containing protein produces the protein MPINRYRTKRLKQNKKSFLGRSFLISIILNIVLLFVFGNMIAFDFSRPLPEKELTLVSLVEIPAPEQPESKKPEITEKKPVAQLEVKPKAAPVSPEPPKLKEEITETKVVSKEELREGAPRVEVKTPEIETTPVEIIPPTQAKDTLGEDISVATEYFKQTITSRKEVKGEIFEPGESQLKVNLGEKEEENIEATYGTVVNPGEITTLPEVKEKESPFGSRPLAIMIENSEGARPQSGLDKANIVYEVLAEGGITRFLAIYYDQEAEEVGPIRSARPYFVSKSLEHQAIYIHVGGSEEAYNFIKEENIDDINEFVDFQPFWRSTDRKPPHNLYASTSKLRKEANKLGYIEMIKKQEYQFEISRDEKLSGRKNNSIVIPYNRNYTVSYQYLPETMKYIRFMNGEPHIDAKTKEQIAVDNVIVQYAGTKIIDEEGRLAVDFVGKGKGLLFIKGQSSEITWEKPDLRARTIFLDKDGNRIALIPGNVWIQIVPLDLILEY
- a CDS encoding purine-nucleoside phosphorylase, with protein sequence MKDLKRKIIESVEFINQKSKIKPKIAIILGTGLGRLAEEIKEKEIIAYSEIPNFPLATVQSHSGNLVLGKLGNNEVVAMQGRFHYYEGYNLKEVTFPVRVMKKLGANIIIISNAAGGMNRFFKRGDLMLINDHINLFGDNPLIGSNDEELGPRFPDMSEAYNRELIELTKKVALKEKIRLQEGVYAGLSGPTLETPAEYRFLISIGADAVGMSTVPEVIVANHMGMKVLGISCITDLAIDGVIVKTKLEEILKTASDAEPIMTKLIKKVIEKID
- the mtnA gene encoding S-methyl-5-thioribose-1-phosphate isomerase, yielding MKTIEWKEGKLFLIDQRKLPLKYEVINCSTYQEVADAIKKMKVRGAPAIGVAAAFGMALAAYSSEANTFVEFIQDMEKAKHYLSLTRPTAVNLFWALERMMNLINIKKELDLLRLKDIILQEAQNIAREDIEINKRIGKYGASIIQDGDNILTHCNAGALATVGHGTALGVIRTAFKEGKKIHIYVDETRPVLQGARLTTWELMQEKIPFTLITDNMAGFLMFQKRVNIIIVGADRIARNGDVVNKIGTYSLSVLARENNVPFYIAAPISTIDLSIKSGKKIPIEERDPKEVTQILGKQITPLGVRAFNPAFDLTPHDYIEGIITEKGIIRKPFEKNIKTVVNI
- the xerD gene encoding site-specific tyrosine recombinase XerD codes for the protein MVKQLEETLECFLDYLSMERGLSQNTITSYRYDLLKYIGFLRKRKINSFNQTDKVLINNYFVHLRGKNLEINSISRNLVAVKMLYRFLLTENMIKEDITSLIEFPKVSKKLPHVLSSREIDLLLDEANFKDKLGLRDQAVLELFYATGLRVSELIYLKINDLNMENYMLKCIGKGSKERIIPFGKKAYHSLNLYLNQVRPKLVKNPEEDTLFLNSRGGRLSRQGIFYLVKLYAQKAKIKKKVTPHTLRHTLATHLLEHGADLRSVQEMLGHSDISTTQIYTHVSRKWVSEEYYRAFPRT
- a CDS encoding ligand-binding protein SH3; the encoded protein is MPVFWAYIYAVLGNILPAIFLLLFLKPFSEYLSRFYYFDIFFKWLFKRTRRNTQEKFEKYGALFLLLFVAIPLPVTGAWTGSVAAFIFGIRFFYAFPSIVGGVMISGIIVSLASLGVISFV
- the murA gene encoding UDP-N-acetylglucosamine 1-carboxyvinyltransferase, which encodes MDPEKLIISGGNRLHGTVKIDGAKNSSLSIMAATLLTKDVCILRNVPHLTDVETMSEVIRKLGVNVEWKEENSLYIDSDNFNNYEAPYELVKMMRASILVMGPLLARLKRAKISLPGGCAIGARPVDYHLKGFEALGAQVEVEKGYIEAKVNALKGNEIYLDFPSLGATENIMMAACLAEGTTTIENAAKDPEVVELGHFLNKMGAKVKGLGTDLIKIKGVKELHGIDYAIIPDRIEAGTYMIAAAITCGDVLIKESDPILLKPLIVKLEEAGVQIELEKDFIKVIGPERVKAVDIKTLPFPGFPTDMQPQFMALACVAKGTSVITETVFEKRFVHTGDMIRMGADIKVEGHSAIVKGVKKLSAAPVMASDLRGGAALVLAGLVAEGTTELSRIYHLDRGYV